Part of the Ziziphus jujuba cultivar Dongzao chromosome 8, ASM3175591v1 genome is shown below.
TCCAAGCAGTACAATCCTACATTGACCGTGTTATGCAGCACAATCattgtatttatgtttttcaattttttttcctccttttttttacTTCATTTGGTTTGTGGATTCCTAATTTAAGGATATAAaccttcaatataaaatataattaggtGAAGTTTTTTAGATGATATAATTGTTACATTAGTGAtttatctataaatatttaGGTAAATATAAATGGATAggttttcttttaataatataCATAGGTTAAGAAGGATAaacttttaaatgttaaaaattataaaatgcttgtgtaaatataagataaatttaaaaatttaaaaagatctataaatatataggtatagatatacattttatttataatatgtatagataggtttgaattttaaaatatgtaaaaattttgGACAGTATAAATCCATTAAGAATAActtttggaatttaaaaatatatttgagggCAATTGCGATATTATGAAAGTTTCATTTATTGCCAAAAATGGTAAGTCGTTTTATCAATCTTGCAACAATTCACCATGAAGTACTAGATGCTTCTTCCCAAAATCACTTGTAGTGGTTCTTGAATAATAAaagcattttattatttatatgtcaaacagaatatatatatatatatatatatatatatatatatatatatatatatatatatatatatatatatatatatattcatagaaGTGATTTTTTCAATTCCTTgaaaatacccttttttttctttttttctttttttctttttttttaaaggggATTGAGTATGAGCTTGTGTATGTTTTAAACTCTTTATCATTTTACAAAAGACGTAAAGATAGTGAAGAAGAAATAAACTCTTAGCAAGCATCAACTTTTACACAGTGAAAGTATGAACTAATGGGttgaaaaacaatatatatatatatatatatatattatacagaaAAGTAATCTTTTAGCACAGAATTATAGCGGCTAAGTGTGAATGGTTtagaggaaagaaagaaaagaatgaaTTGCCATAATCATTAATTGCAATTAACAAATGCACGAGGAGAAGCATAGAATTGCCCCTAGTTTCCCTAGTTACATTGAAATATCTACTAAAGGGCCATACAATACAAGCTACAACCAAACAGCGATCTTTTGACACTCAACAATATTTGGTTGTGTTAGCATTCATTTTGAtgagtttgtttgaattttggCGGCTTGGGATGGATCCTAGGAAATAGTAGATCGTTAAGCTGCCTTTCGGCGCTGTACTCAGAAGTGGCCTGCAAAAGATACATTGGATGGAAGGAACAATCAATTGGCGTTCCCCGCTTTTTAATGTAGGCATACTTGACTTAAAAGATGGTTCAGAAAATGATAACAAAAAAGCATATGCTAGTGAATGTAAGAAAAATTGATTATAGTGAAGTTTGGAAATTGGGGGTCTGGTTCCAATCCACTCCCAAAGCGCCGTAAAAGAAACGCTGAAATCAGAGAAGAGATTGAGAGAGGCAAGCACGTTAACACAATTTACCACCTAAGGTGTTCTTAACCGCTGAAGCTGCTGTTACAACAGTGCCTCAAGAAGGTAAGCCATAATATAGTATGACCccataatggaggcgagtagaTCAGAGGTAAAATCGCAGGGCATGACAGGCATGTTAACACAATTTACCAACTGATGTGTTCTCAATTGCTAAAGCTGCTGTTACACAGCAACAGTGCCTCAAGAAAAGGTGAGCAATCATATAGTATGTCCCCATAACGGAGGCGAGTAGATCAGAGGTGGAATCCCATGGCATGACTAGAAATACTAgccctttaaaaataaaattgaaaactaattgGTTTAGGATAATCAGACATACCCGTGTATCAAATGAAAACCGCACTGTCTCGACTTGTGTTCCTGAGCAAATCCTTAAGTCAAATCCAAGGGAATCAACACCAATAAGTACTGCCTCCTGCAGAATTTACAATAAGAAACTATTATGTAAAAACTTCAATTAGTGATTTTACATCCATATTAACAGCCTAAAAGCAATGCCATTGACATAATTGGAAGTAATAAAAAAGTCAACGCTGACTGcattattaaatttacataattttttggcCCTTGAGTTACCTCCACTTGAATGCCCTTTAATCTCCAACACAGAGACTTAAGTGCTTGTGTGGTCTTTTCCCCACCAGCTTTCAGGCGAGATATAATTTTAGTCGCTGAATGTGCAATGGCATCGGGTTGAGCTTTCATGAAATCTTCTATTTCAACATTACTCtgaggagaagagaagagaacaaaataaaattgtagtTTCAATTAATACTTTAAAGGTTTCCCAAATAAATATAGGCCCTGAAAAATTATGACTGCAACATCCCAGTCCACCCAAATGTCTAAGGTTTGCCATGGAAATGGCATCAGTGAAACTTCATCAGTGACAACTAACTGGCTCACAGAGCAACTACGTATACTAGAAACTGTCAAAGACACCTATAGCCATTATTATAGCACATAGAACAACCACGAATACTGGAAATTGTCATACAAACCTAACACTGTTAAAATTATACCTGATTTCCATTGGAAGAAAACAGCTGAAGTCTAATCATCTCCAGCTTGTAAAATGTAGCACCATTTGTGGGGATTTCACTCTGCTCCAAATCCTCAGCCCAGTTTGAACTGTCCTCAGAAGATCCTGCTTCCGTTTTATGACCATTAATTCTATCAAGTTCCTCTATATTATCTTCTACATTTTCCCCAACCTGATTTCCATCAAGATTACTGTTCTTGTGGTCAGACAGATGCTTCCGGATAACAGAATGTTCTTCAATAAAGGCAGGTCTTATGAGGCCTTGAATAGCCAAACTAGCTGGGGGCTGTTCCATCCAATCTACAGAATCATCTGAAGCAacctagaaaataaaatttgacaGCAGAAATCAAAAGATAAATTATTGCGAAAACAATAATCGAGGGTATATTAGCATCTAAAAAGAGATGTTCCGAGCATGCAAAACCCAATAATACTTAGCAATTATTATACAGTAAAAATATCTACTTTAGGGCCATTTCATATCCATTTGAGTGGCTATATCTCATTCcattataaaaccaaaaatatatcatGGGCAACTACCTCAGCCAGCTTTTTGGCAAAATACATAGGGTGAGAAGCACGCATTGTCTCCAGCTTTGCCCAGTCTCCAAGTGCCATGTCagaatcatcctcatcttccTCGTCTTCTAGAACAGCAACCCAATCCTACGAAAGAAAACATTTCACATCAATAACGCTTGGTAGCTACAATCAAGCACAAATCTTATTTTCatgcaaaaaaagaaacaatcaaaccgtatcatcatcatcatcatcatcatccttatCTTCCTCCCCATCATCTTCTTCAATATCACCATCCTCATCTTCAATCTCTTCAATCCCAAAATCAATTTCTGATGGACCTGATATGTCCATCTCACTGAGTATTTCCATAGTATCCAAACCTATGATGACTTGCtgcattatataaataactAAAGTTGTAAGGTTATCAGAAATCAGGGTTACTTCAGTGCAATCATtgagaaaagaatatataaatgtacataaAAACAGAAACTTCTTGCAATGCATCAACACATATTCATACCACAAAATTATTATCGGAAGTTAGGCTTCGCATAGTGTCTTCACCATTCTTCacttgaaaatatatatctgTGACAGACTAGAACATATTAACATCGCAATAAGAAAGACAAGACCACCAAGCCTAAATCAATAACAACATGTTGATGGTACAAACATTAATTACTCGACTTACTTCCATGTTCATCAGTTACATAAGGCAAATCTGGCAAGAAAACATTTTCATGAACTTCATCATCAATCAAACCCGAAAACATGAGTGTTGCTTTGCTGTTCACCTGAACATGCAAACTATTGGCAATATTAGCTAAGCAAAACCTGGAAACAACAGGAACAAACAGAAAAGTAAGAATCAAGCTGCTGGTCGAATTTATGACTTTTCTCCATTAAAATTCCTTCTTTTTTGGAATCACATCTACTGATCAGAAAGCTAATTCCTTGCTGTACCTCAATGATCGTCCTAGCAGTTTCTTCAGATGTAAGTATAGCATCTCCACAATTCGCTGATGTTGATTTGGCAATATCCTCAAATGGGTGATATTGCGGcctcccatttttttttataggatcCGAACCTGGTCCCAAATGTTTTGTAGAAGCTTGAATTCTATTCTTTATCAGATAATTCCTTCTTGCAAAGTAACTGCTATTTGTTCTTTGAAATCTATTCCTACATAATATTAAGAACAATCTATTCATCAATCCTTATCAATTATGACAATGCATTCTGAACATTCCACAAAACTCTTTTATCACTTTGTAAAAGCTCAACAATCTGACAAAATCTCCAGCCAAAAAACTCAATCTTTCTGAAAATTTACTAAGATAGAGAAAACAGGAACTAATGTTACCAAACCATTTCCAGCATTGAAAAGCTAAAATATTTTCGAAAATTTATTAAGAAACTatagcaaaaacaaaatgagtttCTTCAGTACCAGCGCAAGTCGAATCCGCTGCTATGCGCAAGCCGGCATGAGGTGACTTGGAGGACTCCGGTTACATCCTCCGAACTCCACATTGGACGATAACCTACGAAGACAACAAAAGTTGAATAAAAAGAATGTTAGACAAAAAGTGTTTGGTTAGAGAGAAAACGAAGGAAAATGCAAgcaaaaaataaacttaaaacaattcggttataatttcttttaatcagCTTGAGTTAGTTGAGTTGAGGTGTTGGAGCTTAGTCTAAGAAAAGACAGAGAAGGAAAGTTACATGATACGGCAGTGGAGGAGCAGAAATTTGCGCCGGCGGTGAATCGGAGGGAGGTCATGACTGACtccgtcgtcgtcgtcgtcgtcgagTGATTGATAACGTAAAGAGGAAGAGTAGAAACTAGAGAGATCCACACGACACCAACAGCAAGCATTCAAAGAAACGAAAAAGCGTGTTGGAAACGGATGAGGTTGTGGTTTTGGCTTTGGGCTTTGGCCTCACCTTCACGTGGTTGGGAATTGGGATTCTCTGCGATTACCTCCTATCTACTTTCTACAAGCAGCAAAATATTCTACCatacgaaaaataaaaataaaggtccataaatacaaatagaattattttttttttttttttggtccaataagTTAAAAATTTAGATGCACAATGAAAAGACAACAAACCCCATGGTGCTTTCGCTTTTGTCAAGGTCTTAACGGTGAAAGGCAGCTTGCAATATTACGCTGCGGATGAGAAGATTTTTATATTTCCTGTTTGTCTGctgagaaaataaaaacttactGGGTGAGGAAAAGGAAGTTAAAATATCTTCCATTACACTCACTCTCAGCTTTTGGCCATTGCTGTTCCTCCCACAAGCTAGAACCggtatctctctctttctctctctctctgcatataaaaacaatatacaAGTATTTATGTGCTCTTATTGATTGTCAGAATTCATTGAAAATATACAGCTTTCTGGAttcaagcttttctttttttggggaattttCGGCAAAGTATTATGATTTAAAGTTATCGTTACAATTTTATTCCCATCTATTACTAATTTCTTTTGcgagtttttcatttttttttattttttatttttttttaaatttcgaaGCACCTTCCTTTCTTTGAAAAGCCAAAATGGCTTTTTTATAATTCTTAAAGcagaaacaaaaaaggaaaacatttcaaaggtttttattttttatttttttattttttaatgtgctGATATACTGCTGAGATTATACTTAGGTACCCTTTTTTATAGGATGCTTTCTTTGAGATACTGTCCTCCTATCATTACAAGAGGAATTGAATCAACTAAACCTTCGAGGAGCAAAAGCAGCGTAGTGGTAAGCTTAATTATTTGATGAATTAGAAGCTCTCTGTATCTGTATTAGTTTCCTTcatcaaaatcatttttttagctCCTTTTTAAGTGAAGAACACATGAAAAAAAGTAATGAATGCTCTTTTTCTGAACAAGAAATCTCTTGGGAACTCATGAACACATTTCCATCTGATGGATTTTCAGGTATGTGCTGCAAAAGGCCCTAGACCAAGATATCCCCGTGTGTGGAAAACCAAAAAGAGGATTGGGACCATTTCCAAATCTGCAAAGCTTGTAGAGTGTGTAAGCTTTTCTTTCCTTATTCTCTTCCGTCTACATTTTCATAGCATTTTGTAGAGATCTTCCAGACTAATTTGGTATGTCGAAGCTATTTTTGTCCATTTCTAAAAGGTTGTAGAATTTTCGGTATTGAAACCAAGTCGATATTTGTACTTGTTTTGGTAGGTTCAAGGATTGTCAAATGTAAAAGAAGAAGTTTATGGGGCCCTTGACTCTTTCATTGCCTGGGAGCTAGAATTCCCTTTGATTACAGTGAAGAAAGCATTGAAGACCCTTGAGAATCAAAAAGAATGGAAGAGGATAATTCAGGTACTTCTAGTCTCTCCTCTTTCCTTCTCTTTTATCATGTTTAAACTCATAAATGGTTAAAATCAAGCAAAAAGTATACTTATATGGAGGATACAGGTGACAAAGTGGATGTTAAGCAAAGGTCAAGGAACAACAATGGGAAGCTATTTCACATTGCTAAATGCTTTAGCAGAAGATGGGAGACTTGAAGAAGCTGAGGAGCTATGGGCAAAACTATTTTCAGAGAACCTAGAAAGCATGCCTCGGATTTTCTTTAACAAGATGATTTCCATCTACTATCACAGACGCATGCATGACAAGATGTTTGAGGTATTCTACTTCCATtgtctatatttttgtttcttccttCATCAAGTAATGCTAGTCAGCTGCACCGTCTTTTTGTCGATATACCTGTGAAACAGCCTTCTGGGTGTGCATTTCGAATATAATGTAGATTGTAACTTTGGACGGCTTTGAGATTCAGTGCATCAAGGAAGTTAATTTGTTTGCATTTTTTCTGTATAGATATTTGCTGACATGGAAGAGCTTGGCATTCGACCAAATGTTTCAATCGTTTCCATGGTTGGAAATGTGTTCCAGGAGCTAGACATGTTGGACAAATACGAAAAGTTAAACAAGAAATACCCACCACCAAAATGGGAATATAGATACATAAAAGGAAAGCGGGTTAGAATTCGAGCCAAAGATGTAGCAGATTTTGAAAATGCTCACAGACACCGAGGCGTGAGGAAGGATAACGAATCAAATCCAAGTTCAGTTGATCCCTCAGAAAGAATCGAATCAAGTTCAAACAGACCCCATGATGATGAAGAACATGAGGAAGAGGATCGAAATGCAAACAGGGCCGACCCAACTTTATCTGTGGCCTTAGGGGAGAAAACCGAAGAGGctttttaggatttttgttctttaaaattttttttatatttttgttcaggttcttttcatatataatgttaattaatgtatatttgcaacaatattttatttaattttctttttctctgctTTGAAAGTGATAACGTTTTTCAAAGGATGTCTGCAGGGATAAAAAGATACTTTATTgctcttttaccttttttttttttttttggaaaaaaaaaaaatttgtcaattatAATCACACTAGACTCCTAAGGACATTACTTGTACCCCTTTAAGATAAATTATGCATTTTTCTTATAAGTTGAATTgccattgactcccaaaatTTCACTCgttaagaaaagaaagaagaaaaagaaaaagaggagaaaaaattaattagtctaCAGGCTGAAATGTATTTTTGACCTTACGTCTATACTCTCTATCAAAACTTACAGCTAAGTCGTAAATCAAAGGTGGGCACACACTATCCCTGTGGTGACCAAaagaacaaatatgaaaatattataagtCTATGGTTTCATTGATAAAATAAGCTGTGTTTCACTCCTCATCTGAGCCAGAACTTTCTGAGCTCGAGCCTTTTTTATGAACGGTGCCATTTGTAGCCGCACCCTTCTTTTCTGTATCCTGCTGATCTGCCTCATCTTCACTGTACTCACTCTCGTAGTCATCATACTCCTCTTCAttctcttcttcctcttcaacaCCATCCTCTGTAACAGGTCCCTCTTCTGCCACAATACCACCACGAGTGCCAGCCCGGGTTCGTTTCAAAATTTTTAGCTTTAAGGTTGTCTTTTTATCACAACCAATCCACGAGTCACACAAACAGTAACAAGTCAAATTGTAATTCCCTTCCGACGGGGCCTGGAACTTGCCCATAACCAGTCTAGCCCCATCCTTGACTTTCTTAACAGCTTCTTTGACAGCAACACCAGTGTCCTTCGCATTTGCTCCTGATCCCTCCATTGTCTCCTCAATTGCCTTGGAAGCAGCAGTAATAGCTGCAGCTTCATCCATGAAACTAACCTTCTGGGAGAACCATACATTGTTAGACACTGTGTCTGCAAGCAAAAACCAGTAATTTTCTTCCTTGTGAAATGGGAAATAGGGAGCATGGGGTAAAGCACCGATAAGGCCATTAGCACGTTTAAGTGATACCCATGCGTGAACAGTGACAATATCACCTTCTTGTATACCCTCTTCACCTTCAGTCTCACAGGTAACATCAATTGTTATAGAAGGCATCATATCAACCACCACTTCAACATCTTGTACTTCAGCAGAAGAGAAACCAGCAGTTTGAGCAAGCAGCTCAGCACGATCTGGCAGGCTCATATCCTGAAGTTCCTGGAACGTTCTCACCTTCTACAATAAAGAACCAGAAAACTTTAAAGAAAAGATCAAAAGGCAGAAAACAGGATTATGAATGGGATTAGGAGGAGAAATGGGCAACACCAAAACAAACTTCATTCAAATTTATTGTTCATTCAGTCTCAACAACATACAGAACCATGTTTAAACTTATTTTTAAAGCCAAAACAACTTCACGATCAAAAAAGAACTTAACAATAAAGCCAAAACAACTTCACGATAAAAAATGATCTCATGTAAAAAGTTTAAATCTCACAATGAGGGAATGAGTATTAGCATGCAAATATTTGTAACAGAAGAACTCAATATATTTTCCAGAAAATTTTATCACAGATGTGCAATGGCCAAATGCACATAATAAACAGCACATCACAAGTTCCTAACGTTAAAAAGTTTCCAATTAAGATCTTCAGGGGCAGCAATATAGTTCTACAAAGCTACATGAATGCATAACGTATTGCACttgaataaaatatgatacAAAGGTTCTAGAGTTACCTTTCTAGCTATTTTTTTCACAACAGCCTCACTAAAATGTGGCAGCTGCAGAAAAGGAGCAATGCCTTCACTGGATCCTCCAGTAGTCTTCCTTGTGCTGAGAGGAACAGCCTGCATTACAGGCAATcgtattggggaaaaaaaaaaaaaaatcaagagttAGCACAGATTTGAAGCACCATGATGCATATTGCACTATTCCTGCCCACACATATGTGGAGAGAGCCGAGGAGAGTTgatgacaaaacaaaaacaattgaaACAATTTACATAATAAACACATGGTTAATCAGAGTTTAAGATGGCAATATTACAAGGAATGGTAAAAGTTTATCAAACAAATTAGCGTCAAAAACACATCACCTGAATGATACACTGAGAGAGCTCCACAACCCCAATAGCAGGTCTTAGCCACCCATGCCCCTGCGCAGTGCGCGGTAGGACTGCCATCTGTACAgagtgaaaaataattaaaacaagtGAACGGGTCTTCAAACAGTAAATATATCATGAATAGCAAGCGGCACATAAAAGACTACTTAATAAGTTATTAttcacccacaaaaaaaaaaaagaaaaaaagtttgttCCAACAAGTTATTCAGTTCTGAGACAGGAACAAATAGAACATTCTCGAACAACACAGCCACTTAACTAAACTTGAAAACTGAAAatcatgtgtgtttgtgtttCTTCAACAGCTAAGTACCAGCAGCACTAATTTTAGATTTTACTAAATataggaaagaaaataaatctgGGATCACCTTCATTAATTCTTCAAGGAGGCGAGGTGCAAGTTCTAATACACGTCTGAAATCACCTTGCAGAGATGGAGATAAAGAAGCAGACTCCCGAGTTAACTGAGCTTGAATCAACAGTTCTGTCTGAATAGAAAAGGCACAAAAAtaagcatgtatatatattgtcctCCATCAGTAAATCATTAGTTTAAATATAACCCAATTTTGTTGCATGAATCACCTTAACAATGGCAGGATGCTGCTTCCAAAACTTTGCCTGCTCTTGCTTAATGTTCTTAAGGTCCAGATTCAACTCACTCCTAACTAGCATGAAAAGCTTCTGAAGGGGTTCATTGTCAGTCCTACGAACTGGAATTTCCATATATTCAGCAGCCTTATTGAAGACATCCATAACTTTGCTGTGCAATCAAGTTATTTCAGTCTcagttaaaaattggttaaagTACATCAAACCACCAAGCaagatataattattatatgctgTTGATTTAATTGAACTTCAAATTTGCATTTAGTGATTTAACTacacaacaaaataataatagagaaGAGCTAACTTTTCAAATTCTCATATTCAATGggcaaaaattgaattttattggaACAGAACATAGAATTTAGTTTCCAGACAACCTTAATGGTAAACAAGCctctaaagaaattaaatacctTGGAGCCAAAGAAGGCTTCATGAAGTAATAATAAGTGGACAGTGTTTGATGCATCACATAATTGCCGGTGTATTTTGCCGACCTTGAAAGATAGATAACAGCTATCACCAATGGTAAAAGAATACAAACGCCAACAATCCAGAGTAAAAGTATTCCACCAGATGCCCCATCAATCTTGAGCAGGAACTCCGGAAGAGCTATGCCCATTTGAAACCCCTGTTTCAACAACGAATCACCTTAAGTTGCAAAACATGTTTAAGCTTATATAAATCACTGCTATTGGAGAAAAATCAAAGACAAGCTAAAATCCATTTTCCACCAAATGACTTGTATTTACCTTTCTGCCATCTGGATGGCCATATTTTTCAAAGTTCTCTCGAGATACTGGATCAGTCAAAGCATGATAAGCCTTAACTATGTACTCCACAAAATATGTATGCGCctctaaaaaacaaaagaaaagaaacaaagaccATTAGCATGAGAGATTGTCATTATTAAGATCAGTCAATTAAGCATGCTCAAATTGAGAACTAAAAGACCTTCAACCTGGATCTGGATTTTTATCTGGATGGTATTGTACAGAGAGTCTTCTATATGCCTTCTTTATTTCTGACTCAGAAGCTCCAGACTCCAATCCAAGAATGTTGAATGGCTCAAAAACTTGAATCTGAATAAATTAATGAAAGGTAAGTTTCTACCACTGACATGCAGCACAAAGCATAGAGAAGTAAGAGATTAGGACCTGATATAAAATCATAACTAAGCAAATAAGAagaatgaaaatatcaaaagagAACAGTAAACATCAATTACATGCCATATTTAGCATTGCAGTCGAAGTTCAGATATAATATTTACCTCACGGCTCatatttttaatgtaatataCAAGGACAATCATGACAACCCAAAGAACTACTAATGTCAAGTTACTACATGTTGAAAAGTTTGAAatctgcaaaataaatacaCCATAATTATATCAGTAAAATTGAACTCTAAATAcaatgaagggaaaaaaataaatcaataaataaataagaaaaaagatagagaAATTTTCATGAACGATGAAGAAGCTCACCCGCTTAAATATTGACCTGCGATATTTCCCCGAACGAGAGCATTCAGAACACTGACAGTGAATagtctttgttttctttgaggCAGCACGGCACAACTTTAGAATAGTGTAAGGCACTAATGGCAACGCCATTATTGTCAAGACAAAAATTGGGAACAAAGCACTATTCTCTTCTGAAGCAGCCATGGCTACCTCCTTCCTACAAGGATTTCGTATATAAATGTTATACCTTATTACTCATTTTCACTATAATTAAGAATCAGCCTCAGACATAATAACATTCAccaacagggaaaaaaaaaaaaaaaaaaaatgcttcagACATATTATAACAAGAGGAACCAAAAATTGTTTCAACCTTCTAATATTAACAACTACAACAAcataacaaattgaaaacaCATCGGCTTTATCACCATAAACCTGTC
Proteins encoded:
- the LOC107409446 gene encoding dnaJ protein ERDJ2A isoform X1 → MAASEENSALFPIFVLTIMALPLVPYTILKLCRAASKKTKTIHCQCSECSRSGKYRRSIFKRISNFSTCSNLTLVVLWVVMIVLVYYIKNMSREIQVFEPFNILGLESGASESEIKKAYRRLSVQYHPDKNPDPEAHTYFVEYIVKAYHALTDPVSRENFEKYGHPDGRKGFQMGIALPEFLLKIDGASGGILLLWIVGVCILLPLVIAVIYLSRSAKYTGNYVMHQTLSTYYYFMKPSLAPSKVMDVFNKAAEYMEIPVRRTDNEPLQKLFMLVRSELNLDLKNIKQEQAKFWKQHPAIVKTELLIQAQLTRESASLSPSLQGDFRRVLELAPRLLEELMKMAVLPRTAQGHGWLRPAIGVVELSQCIIQAVPLSTRKTTGGSSEGIAPFLQLPHFSEAVVKKIARKKVRTFQELQDMSLPDRAELLAQTAGFSSAEVQDVEVVVDMMPSITIDVTCETEGEEGIQEGDIVTVHAWVSLKRANGLIGALPHAPYFPFHKEENYWFLLADTVSNNVWFSQKVSFMDEAAAITAASKAIEETMEGSGANAKDTGVAVKEAVKKVKDGARLVMGKFQAPSEGNYNLTCYCLCDSWIGCDKKTTLKLKILKRTRAGTRGGIVAEEGPVTEDGVEEEEENEEEYDDYESEYSEDEADQQDTEKKGAATNGTVHKKGSSSESSGSDEE
- the LOC107409923 gene encoding uncharacterized protein At3g49140 isoform X3, which gives rise to MGGRNITHLRILPNQHQRIVEMLYLHLKKLLGRSLRFCLANIANSLHVQVNSKATLMFSGLIDDEVHENVFLPDLPYVTDEHGNIYFQVKNGEDTMRSLTSDNNFVQVIIGLDTMEILSEMDISGPSEIDFGIEEIEDEDGDIEEDDGEEDKDDDDDDDDTDWVAVLEDEEDEDDSDMALGDWAKLETMRASHPMYFAKKLAEVASDDSVDWMEQPPASLAIQGLIRPAFIEEHSVIRKHLSDHKNSNLDGNQVGENVEDNIEELDRINGHKTEAGSSEDSSNWAEDLEQSEIPTNGATFYKLEMIRLQLFSSNGNQSNVEIEDFMKAQPDAIAHSATKIISRLKAGGEKTTQALKSLCWRLKGIQVEEAVLIGVDSLGFDLRICSGTQVETVRFSFDTRATSEYSAERQLNDLLFPRIHPKPPKFKQTHQNEC
- the LOC107409923 gene encoding uncharacterized protein At3g49140 isoform X1, with product MLAVGVVWISLVSTLPLYVINHSTTTTTTESVMTSLRFTAGANFCSSTAVSCYRPMWSSEDVTGVLQVTSCRLAHSSGFDLRWNRFQRTNSSYFARRNYLIKNRIQASTKHLGPGSDPIKKNGRPQYHPFEDIAKSTSANCGDAILTSEETARTIIEVNSKATLMFSGLIDDEVHENVFLPDLPYVTDEHGNIYFQVKNGEDTMRSLTSDNNFVQVIIGLDTMEILSEMDISGPSEIDFGIEEIEDEDGDIEEDDGEEDKDDDDDDDDTDWVAVLEDEEDEDDSDMALGDWAKLETMRASHPMYFAKKLAEVASDDSVDWMEQPPASLAIQGLIRPAFIEEHSVIRKHLSDHKNSNLDGNQVGENVEDNIEELDRINGHKTEAGSSEDSSNWAEDLEQSEIPTNGATFYKLEMIRLQLFSSNGNQSNVEIEDFMKAQPDAIAHSATKIISRLKAGGEKTTQALKSLCWRLKGIQVEEAVLIGVDSLGFDLRICSGTQVETVRFSFDTRATSEYSAERQLNDLLFPRIHPKPPKFKQTHQNEC
- the LOC107409446 gene encoding dnaJ protein ERDJ2A isoform X2, which codes for MAASEENSALFPIFVLTIMALPLVPYTILKLCRAASKKTKTIHCQCSECSRSGKYRRSIFKRIQVFEPFNILGLESGASESEIKKAYRRLSVQYHPDKNPDPEAHTYFVEYIVKAYHALTDPVSRENFEKYGHPDGRKGFQMGIALPEFLLKIDGASGGILLLWIVGVCILLPLVIAVIYLSRSAKYTGNYVMHQTLSTYYYFMKPSLAPSKVMDVFNKAAEYMEIPVRRTDNEPLQKLFMLVRSELNLDLKNIKQEQAKFWKQHPAIVKTELLIQAQLTRESASLSPSLQGDFRRVLELAPRLLEELMKMAVLPRTAQGHGWLRPAIGVVELSQCIIQAVPLSTRKTTGGSSEGIAPFLQLPHFSEAVVKKIARKKVRTFQELQDMSLPDRAELLAQTAGFSSAEVQDVEVVVDMMPSITIDVTCETEGEEGIQEGDIVTVHAWVSLKRANGLIGALPHAPYFPFHKEENYWFLLADTVSNNVWFSQKVSFMDEAAAITAASKAIEETMEGSGANAKDTGVAVKEAVKKVKDGARLVMGKFQAPSEGNYNLTCYCLCDSWIGCDKKTTLKLKILKRTRAGTRGGIVAEEGPVTEDGVEEEEENEEEYDDYESEYSEDEADQQDTEKKGAATNGTVHKKGSSSESSGSDEE
- the LOC107409923 gene encoding uncharacterized protein At3g49140 isoform X2, with the translated sequence MLAVGVVWISLVSTLPLYVINHSTTTTTTESVMTSLRFTAGANFCSSTAVSCYRPMWSSEDVTGVLQVTSCRLAHSSGFDLRWNRFQRTNSSYFARRNYLIKNRIQASTKHLGPGSDPIKKNGRPQYHPFEDIAKSTSANCGDAILTSEETARTIIEVNSKATLMFSGLIDDEVHENVFLPDLPYVTDEHGNIYFQVKNGEDTMRSLTSDNNFVQVIIGLDTMEILSEMDISGPSEIDFGIEEIEDEDGDIEEDDGEEDKDDDDDDDDTDWVAVLEDEEDEDDSDMALGDWAKLETMRASHPMYFAKKLAEVASDDSVDWMEQPPASLAIQGLIRPAFIEEHSVIRKHLSDHKNSNLDGNQVGENVEDNIEELDRINGHKTEAGSSEDSSNWAEDLEQSEIPTNGATFYKLEMIRLQLFSSNGNQEAVLIGVDSLGFDLRICSGTQVETVRFSFDTRATSEYSAERQLNDLLFPRIHPKPPKFKQTHQNEC
- the LOC125421285 gene encoding pentatricopeptide repeat-containing protein At4g21190; amino-acid sequence: MLSLRYCPPIITRGIESTKPSRSKSSVVVCAAKGPRPRYPRVWKTKKRIGTISKSAKLVECVQGLSNVKEEVYGALDSFIAWELEFPLITVKKALKTLENQKEWKRIIQVTKWMLSKGQGTTMGSYFTLLNALAEDGRLEEAEELWAKLFSENLESMPRIFFNKMISIYYHRRMHDKMFEIFADMEELGIRPNVSIVSMVGNVFQELDMLDKYEKLNKKYPPPKWEYRYIKGKRVRIRAKDVADFENAHRHRGVRKDNESNPSSVDPSERIESSSNRPHDDEEHEEEDRNANRADPTLSVALGEKTEEAF